GTGCAGGTTGTTGCGGTCGATGGCCATCAGGTAATGGATGAGGTCATTGGTGCCGATGCTGAAAAAGTCGCATTCGCGGGCCAGGGCGTCGGCGATGAGCACGGCCGCCGGGGTCTCCACCATGATGCCCAGGGGCAGGTCGGCGGCGTGGGGCAGGCCGGCGGCCCGCAGCTCCTGTTGCAGCTCCTGCATGATGCGGCGCACGCTCTGCACCTCGGCCAGGCCGGAGATCATGGGCAGCAGCAGGGAGACGTTGCCTTCCACCCCGGCGCGCATGAGGGCGCGCAGCTGGCTGCGGAAGATCTTCTGGTGCCGCAGGCAGAAGCGGATGCCGCGCAGGCCCAGGGCCGGGTTGGGTTCCCTGAGGGCCTCCTGGGCGCGGAGCATCTTGTCCGCGCCGGCGTCCAGGGTACGGAAGACCACATGCGCGGGCGCGGCCTTGCGGGCCACGGCGCTGTATTCGGCATACAGTTCTTCCTCGCTGGGCAGGTGTTCCCGCAGGAAGGAGAACTCCGTGCGGTACAGGCCCACGCCCTCGGCGCCGCTGGCCTGCAGCTCGTCCATCTCTTCCAGCCGTTCCAGGTTGGCATGGACGCCCACGCGCACGCCGTCGCGCATCTCGGCGGGCCAGTGGGACTCGCTGCGGGTGCGGGCCTCCCACTCCTGGTACTCGTGCAGGCGTTCCTCATAGGCAGCCAGGTCGTCGGCATCGGGGGCCAGCAGCAGGCAGCCGTTGAGGCCGTCCACGATGACCCTCTCCCCGGGCCTGCCGGTCTCCAGCAGGCCGGTGACGCCCACCAGGGCCGGGATGTGCAGACCGCGTGACAGGATGGCCGTGTGCGAGGTGGGCCCGCCCTCCGCCGTGATGACGGCCCGCACGTCCTTGAAATCCATGTCCATGACATCGGCGGGCGAAAGATCCTGGGCCGCCAGGATGCCGGCCCCGGCCGCGGCGGGCAGGGCGCAGCTGCCCGCCAGGCATTCGCGCAGGCGCAGGCCCACGGCCCTGATGTCCTGCGCCCGGTCGCGCAGGTAGGGGTCGTCCATGTTGCGGAAGATGCTGCACAGCTGTTCCACGGTGCTGTCCAGGGCCCAGGCGGCGCAGACCAGTTCCTTCTCGATGCGGGCAAGGGCGCTGCCCACCAGCTTGGGGTCGCGGGCCAGTTCGATCTGGGCGGCGATGACCTCACGGTATTCGGCAAGGTCCTCCGGGACCTTGGTCATGGCTTCCTGCAGGGCGGCGCGCACATGGGTCACGGCGGCACGCAGCTGCTCCTGTTCGCCTTCCACTTCACGCGGGCTGATGCGGCGCATCTCCACGGTCTGGACATTATGGGCAAAGCGCAGCACGCCGATGGCGATACCGGGCGAGACGGACGTACCGAAAAGAAGAGAGCGTGCCATATCAGTCCTGCAGGTTTTCCAGATAATCCGCCAGGGCCGTCAGGGCTTCGCGGGCGTCATCGCCCCGGGCCAGCAGGGTCAGGGAGCAGCCTGCGGAGATGGCGAGGGAGAGGATGTCCAGCATGCTTTTGGCATCGGCGGTGCCGTTGTCGCTCTGGATCTGGATGTCGGAGGAAAAATGCTGGGCCTCCTGCGCCAGGCGGGCGGCAGGACGCG
This is a stretch of genomic DNA from Desulfovibrio piger. It encodes these proteins:
- the ptsP gene encoding phosphoenolpyruvate--protein phosphotransferase — translated: MARSLLFGTSVSPGIAIGVLRFAHNVQTVEMRRISPREVEGEQEQLRAAVTHVRAALQEAMTKVPEDLAEYREVIAAQIELARDPKLVGSALARIEKELVCAAWALDSTVEQLCSIFRNMDDPYLRDRAQDIRAVGLRLRECLAGSCALPAAAGAGILAAQDLSPADVMDMDFKDVRAVITAEGGPTSHTAILSRGLHIPALVGVTGLLETGRPGERVIVDGLNGCLLLAPDADDLAAYEERLHEYQEWEARTRSESHWPAEMRDGVRVGVHANLERLEEMDELQASGAEGVGLYRTEFSFLREHLPSEEELYAEYSAVARKAAPAHVVFRTLDAGADKMLRAQEALREPNPALGLRGIRFCLRHQKIFRSQLRALMRAGVEGNVSLLLPMISGLAEVQSVRRIMQELQQELRAAGLPHAADLPLGIMVETPAAVLIADALARECDFFSIGTNDLIHYLMAIDRNNLHVGYLNEALHPAVVRSLKRIIDSAHREGIGVSVCGELAADPYGLALLLGMGVDTLSASPRFVPGMKHMIRRLDARTCMDMAHSVLMSTDVTASQRMLRERLQESLGAELAFHTTSIMTNS
- a CDS encoding HPr family phosphocarrier protein, with the translated sequence MAEVQETPEGLALPVTLHTRGGLHARPAARLAQEAQHFSSDIQIQSDNGTADAKSMLDILSLAISAGCSLTLLARGDDAREALTALADYLENLQD